A genome region from Thermococcus gorgonarius includes the following:
- a CDS encoding ABC transporter ATP-binding protein encodes MVEVRLDGIRLVREGFTLSIPKLEVRDGELLTLLGPSGCGKTTTLRIIAGLEKAEGRVFFGEEDVTGKEPYERNIGLVFQDYALFPHMTVFDNVAFGLKLRKLPRNEIERRVREVLEVVGLEGMEKRYPEQLSGGQQQRVALARALVIEPLVLLLDEPLSNLDAKIRERLRREIRRIQRETGTTTVYVTHDQEEAMAISDRIAVMNAGKILQLGEPLELYYHPKSEFVAKFLGKANLLELESKNGRACLGGLCFEVGRDGRVKVFFRPESVVVTEGNDAEVLEYEILPGRVRMILEVEGKEITTETPIPELPFSPKKIPKKVGIKVRAYSTLP; translated from the coding sequence ATGGTAGAGGTAAGGCTTGACGGGATCAGACTCGTCAGGGAAGGGTTCACCCTGAGCATCCCCAAACTTGAGGTCAGGGACGGTGAGCTTCTTACCCTTCTGGGACCCAGCGGCTGTGGGAAAACCACGACGCTGAGGATAATAGCCGGCCTGGAGAAGGCCGAAGGCAGGGTTTTCTTTGGTGAGGAGGACGTTACCGGGAAAGAACCCTACGAGAGGAACATCGGCCTCGTCTTCCAGGATTACGCGCTCTTTCCTCACATGACTGTTTTTGACAACGTGGCCTTTGGGCTGAAGCTGAGGAAACTGCCGAGGAATGAGATCGAGCGCAGGGTGAGAGAGGTTCTTGAGGTGGTTGGCCTGGAGGGAATGGAAAAGCGCTATCCGGAACAGCTCAGCGGCGGACAGCAGCAGCGCGTGGCTTTGGCCAGGGCCCTCGTTATAGAGCCCCTCGTCCTTCTCCTCGACGAACCCCTCAGCAACCTAGATGCCAAAATCAGAGAGCGGCTGAGACGGGAGATAAGGAGGATCCAGAGAGAAACCGGGACCACAACTGTGTACGTCACCCACGACCAAGAGGAGGCAATGGCAATAAGCGACAGGATAGCTGTGATGAACGCCGGAAAAATCCTCCAGCTTGGGGAACCGCTGGAGCTCTACTATCATCCAAAGAGCGAGTTCGTGGCCAAGTTCCTCGGGAAGGCCAACCTCCTCGAACTCGAAAGCAAAAACGGAAGGGCATGTCTCGGCGGGCTGTGCTTTGAAGTCGGCAGGGACGGAAGAGTTAAGGTGTTCTTCAGGCCCGAGAGCGTTGTCGTAACGGAAGGAAACGATGCGGAGGTTCTGGAATACGAGATCCTACCCGGCAGGGTGCGGATGATCCTTGAGGTTGAGGGAAAAGAAATAACGACCGAAACCCCCATACCCGAGCTGCCCTTTAGCCCGAAGAAAATTCCAAAAAAAGTTGGGATAAAGGTTAGAGCCTATTCAACCCTCCCTTGA
- a CDS encoding ABC transporter permease, with amino-acid sequence MKWKRLSPLILIPSLVFLLLFFYYPILLILKDGLSPAALGEVLGDSYYRKVILFTFEQAIASTILTLALGLPGAYLFARYDFPGKRFLRALLTVPFVMPSIMVAMGFIILFGRNGVITNLVGRDLGIIYSWKGIILAHAFYNFPVVVRMLSALWQRINPHYEEAAMSLGARGFTLFRKVTLPMLYPGILASAMLTFIFSFLSFSIPLIIGGYKYATLEVAIFTEIMTLLDFRRGSALAVIQLALSFTFMYAYLKSLELYSRAEEQRVFRRTERLTTKEILSVKGLLILLYSAVVALFIVAPLLAVVYESFTYGGRPTLLWYRRLFEAEYNPLFASDSLHAIGYTFLFGFSTVFLSLLIALPIAYALRRWSFPGKRLFDTAVMLPLGSSAIIIGLGYIKAFHRGPLLLLGSPYLIASAHTVIAYPFVLRALLASLGKIKQNLREAALTLGARDLTAFLKVELPLAMGGLLVGAIFAFAMSVAELGATYMIYRPEYTTVTIAIYKYLGTRQFGPASAMGVILILVSLVGFLIIEKTGEEVW; translated from the coding sequence ATGAAGTGGAAGAGACTCAGCCCTCTGATACTCATCCCCTCGCTGGTTTTTCTCCTGCTGTTCTTCTACTATCCGATACTCCTCATTCTAAAGGACGGTCTGTCCCCAGCTGCTCTCGGCGAGGTCTTGGGTGATTCCTACTACAGAAAGGTCATCCTCTTCACATTTGAACAGGCGATAGCCTCAACTATCTTAACGCTCGCCCTCGGTCTCCCCGGAGCTTACCTCTTCGCCAGGTACGACTTCCCGGGAAAGCGCTTCCTGAGGGCCCTGCTCACGGTTCCCTTCGTCATGCCGAGCATAATGGTCGCTATGGGCTTCATAATCCTCTTTGGAAGGAACGGGGTTATAACAAACCTGGTAGGCAGAGATCTGGGAATAATCTACTCCTGGAAGGGCATAATCCTGGCTCATGCATTCTACAACTTTCCCGTCGTCGTCAGAATGCTCTCGGCCCTCTGGCAGAGGATAAACCCCCACTACGAGGAAGCAGCCATGAGCCTTGGAGCGAGGGGCTTCACGCTCTTCAGGAAGGTGACCCTTCCGATGCTATATCCGGGCATACTGGCCTCGGCCATGCTCACCTTCATCTTCTCCTTCCTCAGCTTTTCGATACCGCTGATAATAGGCGGCTACAAATACGCCACCCTTGAGGTGGCCATATTCACCGAGATCATGACCCTTCTGGACTTCAGGAGGGGCTCAGCCCTTGCCGTCATCCAGCTGGCGCTGAGCTTTACCTTCATGTACGCATACCTCAAAAGCCTAGAGCTCTACTCCCGGGCCGAAGAGCAGAGGGTTTTCAGGAGAACCGAGAGGTTAACCACTAAGGAGATCCTCAGCGTCAAAGGCCTTCTAATCCTCCTCTACTCCGCTGTGGTTGCGCTCTTCATAGTGGCTCCACTCCTGGCGGTCGTCTACGAGTCCTTCACCTACGGTGGAAGGCCGACGCTCCTCTGGTACAGGCGCCTCTTTGAGGCTGAGTACAACCCCCTCTTCGCCTCCGACAGCCTGCACGCGATAGGCTACACCTTCCTCTTCGGTTTCTCAACGGTTTTTCTAAGCCTGCTCATAGCCCTCCCGATAGCCTACGCCCTGCGGAGATGGAGCTTTCCTGGAAAGAGGCTCTTTGACACGGCCGTTATGCTCCCCCTGGGATCTTCGGCGATAATCATAGGGCTGGGCTACATAAAGGCCTTCCACAGGGGGCCCCTCCTCCTGCTTGGTAGTCCCTACCTCATAGCCTCCGCCCACACCGTTATAGCCTACCCCTTCGTCCTCAGGGCCCTGCTGGCATCCCTGGGCAAGATAAAGCAGAACCTCCGCGAGGCGGCCTTAACCCTGGGTGCAAGGGATCTAACGGCATTTCTGAAGGTGGAACTTCCCCTAGCTATGGGCGGACTTCTCGTCGGGGCCATATTCGCCTTCGCCATGAGCGTTGCAGAACTCGGGGCAACCTACATGATCTACCGGCCGGAATACACGACCGTCACGATAGCCATCTACAAGTACCTCGGAACCAGACAGTTCGGCCCGGCATCAGCCATGGGCGTGATTCTAATCCTCGTTAGCCTTGTTGGTTTCCTGATAATCGAGAAGACCGGTGAGGAAGTATGGTAG
- a CDS encoding sodium-dependent transporter: MEQRDQWATKIGLILAMAGNAVGLGNFVRFPTQVAQNGGGAFMVPYFVALFFLGIPVMWIEWVAGRYGGKYGHGTLGPTYYLMARESLKPRSALWLGVISGMLAFSLTVLLNSYYLHLIGWSAAYSWFSITGAYFGQNTGDFFSNYLSNHGEVFLFWGITVILLSIAVGQGVSKGIERWVKVMMPLLYIFAIIMVGYIFVLGSPIDPNWSTIDGFKFIWSPNWSYLGDHLWDVMLAATGQIFFTLSLGMGIIQNYASYLGPKDDVALSGLATVSLNEFAEVVLGGSIAIPLATAYAPKIVPADVLAKGKSEALAWIGQKFGLGFSYTSLPNVFVSMGDAGKLFGAMWFLLLWFAGFTSAIAMYNYLVALLEEDLNIKRSIGTWIVFLIYFIMGLPVVYISGYMDQVDAWVSFQLTLLALFDIIVAVYLFKPDNFWKELHEGAWMEVPGWYKPIILYIAPILLLLPLVGTFKSFISGRIGIAPWTAIIVMWIIGFIESYYSIKRKYAEELEKNEVIVKV, translated from the coding sequence GTGGAGCAGAGGGATCAATGGGCAACAAAGATTGGTTTGATTTTGGCCATGGCAGGTAACGCCGTTGGTCTCGGTAACTTCGTCAGGTTCCCAACGCAGGTGGCCCAAAACGGTGGCGGCGCCTTCATGGTGCCGTACTTCGTAGCACTGTTCTTCCTCGGTATTCCAGTGATGTGGATTGAGTGGGTCGCCGGTCGCTACGGTGGCAAGTATGGTCACGGTACCCTCGGTCCAACGTACTACCTCATGGCCAGGGAAAGCCTCAAGCCGAGGAGCGCGCTCTGGTTGGGTGTCATCAGCGGTATGCTGGCCTTCAGTCTGACGGTGTTGCTCAATAGCTACTACCTGCACCTCATAGGCTGGTCAGCGGCTTACTCCTGGTTCAGCATAACCGGCGCCTACTTCGGCCAGAACACGGGAGACTTCTTCAGCAACTACCTCAGCAACCACGGCGAGGTCTTTCTGTTCTGGGGAATCACAGTCATACTGCTCTCCATAGCAGTCGGCCAGGGTGTCAGCAAGGGAATAGAGAGATGGGTCAAGGTAATGATGCCACTGCTCTATATCTTCGCAATTATAATGGTCGGCTACATCTTCGTCCTTGGTTCACCAATAGACCCCAACTGGAGCACCATTGATGGATTCAAATTCATCTGGAGCCCGAACTGGAGTTACCTTGGAGACCACCTTTGGGACGTCATGCTCGCTGCGACCGGACAAATATTCTTCACACTCTCGCTCGGTATGGGTATCATCCAGAACTATGCGAGCTATCTCGGTCCCAAGGATGACGTTGCCCTCAGCGGTCTCGCGACGGTTTCGCTCAACGAGTTCGCTGAAGTAGTCCTCGGTGGTTCAATAGCCATACCGCTCGCTACCGCTTACGCTCCCAAGATCGTTCCAGCGGATGTCTTGGCCAAGGGTAAGAGTGAGGCACTCGCTTGGATTGGCCAAAAATTCGGTCTTGGCTTCTCATACACCAGCCTGCCAAACGTCTTCGTCAGCATGGGGGATGCTGGAAAGCTCTTCGGTGCGATGTGGTTCCTGCTCCTCTGGTTCGCAGGGTTCACCTCGGCAATAGCAATGTACAACTACCTTGTGGCTCTGCTTGAGGAAGACCTCAACATCAAGAGGAGCATAGGCACCTGGATAGTGTTCCTCATATACTTCATAATGGGACTGCCGGTCGTTTACATCAGCGGTTACATGGACCAGGTTGACGCGTGGGTCAGCTTCCAGCTGACACTGCTGGCGCTGTTTGACATCATCGTTGCAGTGTACCTCTTCAAGCCCGACAACTTCTGGAAGGAGCTCCACGAGGGTGCATGGATGGAAGTTCCCGGCTGGTACAAACCAATAATCCTCTACATAGCACCGATACTCCTGTTGCTCCCACTGGTCGGAACATTCAAGAGCTTCATAAGCGGAAGGATCGGCATCGCACCGTGGACGGCAATAATCGTCATGTGGATCATCGGATTCATTGAGAGCTACTACTCCATCAAGAGAAAGTATGCAGAGGAGCTAGAAAAGAACGAGGTCATCGTAAAGGTCTGA
- the gcvPA gene encoding aminomethyl-transferring glycine dehydrogenase subunit GcvPA, protein MGRHYIPNSAHKEEMLKEIGFSSIEDLFSDVPKGMVKEFDLPEGKSEYEVFTEMNEILGKNKTVLEMPSFLGAGTYFHYVPAHVKYIIERSEFLTAYTPYQPEISQGMLQALFEYQSMMAELYGLPIVNSSMYDWGTAIAEAALMTVRLHRGKKKRFLIPKALSPEKKAVIRTYTRGADLEIVEVPWDEKGQLDLEKLKEEVKDSAGVYVEMSNFFGLVEENVREIGEIAHEAGAYFVVGADPTMLGVFEAPGELGADIAVGEASYLGSPMNFGGPRAGVFAVRNDRSLIRQMPGRIIGMTKDADGKRAFVMTLQTREQHIRRAKATSNICSNEALVAVAAAIHLATLGPKGLAELGEIILKNTAYLKKRLSEVGEVPFEGLYFKDVPVRFEIPYDVIHERLLERGIHGGYYLGKHFPELGETALFAATETTRKEWVDRLVEALGEIISEAEL, encoded by the coding sequence ATGGGCAGACACTACATCCCGAACTCGGCCCACAAGGAGGAGATGCTGAAAGAAATCGGTTTTTCATCCATTGAGGACCTCTTCTCAGATGTTCCAAAGGGCATGGTCAAGGAGTTCGACCTGCCGGAGGGAAAGAGCGAATACGAGGTCTTCACTGAGATGAACGAAATTCTGGGCAAAAACAAGACCGTACTTGAGATGCCGAGCTTTTTAGGAGCGGGCACGTACTTCCACTACGTTCCCGCGCACGTCAAGTACATCATCGAGAGGAGCGAGTTTCTAACTGCTTACACCCCCTACCAGCCCGAGATAAGTCAGGGCATGCTCCAGGCCCTCTTCGAGTACCAGAGCATGATGGCCGAGCTCTACGGCCTTCCCATCGTGAACTCCTCTATGTACGACTGGGGAACGGCAATAGCGGAAGCAGCCCTGATGACGGTGAGGCTCCACAGAGGGAAGAAGAAGCGCTTCCTGATCCCTAAGGCCCTAAGCCCAGAAAAGAAAGCGGTGATTAGGACCTACACCCGCGGAGCGGACCTTGAGATAGTCGAGGTTCCCTGGGACGAAAAGGGTCAGCTCGACCTCGAAAAGCTCAAGGAGGAAGTTAAAGATTCCGCTGGAGTTTACGTCGAGATGAGCAACTTCTTTGGCCTTGTGGAGGAGAACGTTAGAGAAATCGGAGAAATAGCCCATGAAGCTGGGGCTTACTTCGTCGTTGGGGCAGACCCGACGATGCTGGGAGTCTTTGAAGCTCCGGGAGAGCTGGGCGCTGATATAGCCGTTGGGGAGGCATCTTACCTTGGAAGCCCGATGAACTTCGGCGGCCCGAGGGCGGGCGTCTTTGCGGTGAGGAACGACAGGTCACTCATCCGCCAGATGCCGGGCAGGATAATCGGCATGACCAAAGACGCGGACGGAAAGAGGGCATTCGTGATGACCCTCCAGACGAGGGAACAGCACATAAGGCGCGCAAAGGCAACCTCCAACATCTGCTCAAACGAGGCGCTGGTGGCGGTGGCGGCTGCGATACACCTCGCAACGCTCGGGCCGAAGGGCCTGGCGGAGCTTGGCGAAATCATTCTCAAGAACACGGCCTACCTCAAGAAGCGCCTCTCAGAGGTCGGCGAGGTTCCCTTCGAGGGGCTCTACTTCAAAGACGTGCCAGTACGCTTTGAGATTCCCTACGATGTCATCCACGAGAGGCTCCTTGAGAGGGGAATCCACGGCGGCTACTACCTCGGAAAGCACTTCCCAGAGCTGGGCGAGACAGCGCTCTTCGCGGCGACAGAGACAACGAGGAAGGAGTGGGTTGACAGACTGGTTGAAGCGCTGGGAGAGATAATAAGTGAGGCGGAGCTGTGA
- a CDS encoding DOMON domain-containing protein has product MMRGLKFLAVVLALALVTLSSGCVSHAGEKSDANTQLVQWKPDGVISPGEYQVNFTTKEGDFSAFFRVENGTLFVGMKAMTHGWLAVGFGGGPGMKKTDIVIAYVLPNGTVGISDDYSTGFAGPHNPDEFYGGNYSIVSFGGREDGDFTVVEFSRKLDTGDPYDFKIPTNGSFRVIWAYGMSDDFISEHVRAGHFYVSLGGG; this is encoded by the coding sequence ATGATGAGAGGCCTCAAATTCCTTGCAGTGGTCTTAGCGCTCGCGCTTGTAACCTTATCTTCAGGGTGTGTAAGCCATGCTGGCGAAAAGTCAGATGCTAATACCCAGCTGGTTCAGTGGAAGCCCGACGGGGTTATATCGCCGGGTGAATATCAGGTAAACTTCACCACCAAGGAAGGCGATTTTTCGGCCTTCTTCCGCGTTGAGAATGGTACCCTCTTCGTGGGCATGAAGGCTATGACGCACGGCTGGCTCGCAGTGGGCTTTGGAGGCGGCCCTGGGATGAAAAAGACCGACATAGTTATAGCCTACGTCCTTCCCAACGGGACTGTTGGGATCAGTGATGATTATTCCACCGGCTTTGCGGGCCCGCACAACCCCGATGAATTCTACGGCGGAAACTACAGCATTGTATCCTTCGGCGGCAGGGAAGATGGAGATTTCACGGTAGTGGAGTTCTCAAGGAAGCTTGACACAGGCGATCCCTACGACTTCAAAATCCCTACAAACGGGAGCTTCCGCGTCATTTGGGCCTATGGAATGTCCGACGACTTCATCTCTGAGCACGTGAGAGCGGGCCACTTCTACGTCTCGCTTGGAGGTGGTTGA
- the gcvPB gene encoding aminomethyl-transferring glycine dehydrogenase subunit GcvPB: MFRQAKWDEPTIFELSRPGRIGYTLPKPIEEVEVEIPEKLRRTSPLKLPELSEPEVVKHYTRLSEMNYGVDSGIYPLGSCTMKYNPKINEEIASHPGVAYVHPYQDERTVQGALRIMWELEQWLKEITGMDRFTLQPAAGANGEFTGVSIIRAYHLDRGEVQRDEMLVPDSAHGTNPASAAMAGFKVIEIPSNENGTVDLEALENAVSERTAGLMLTNPNTLGIFEDEILEIAKIVHKAGGLLYYDGANLNAVLGKIRPGDMGFDIVHLNLHKTFSTPHGGGGPGSGPVGVKDFLKDYLPVPLVSYDEENDRYYLDYNVPKSIGKVKELYGNFAVIVRALTYLKIMGKEGLREVSEVAVLNANYLTQKLKGTRGYELPGKELRKHETVFSAEPMKKETGVTAMDVAKRLLDFGMHAPTVYFPLIVHEALMIEPTETVSKEELDAYVEALKRISEEAYSNPEVVKSAPHNTAVKRVDDVLAAKKPVITWRMYRELKKKGEIDY; encoded by the coding sequence ATGTTCAGGCAGGCTAAATGGGATGAGCCAACTATCTTTGAGCTCTCACGCCCCGGAAGGATTGGTTACACCCTTCCAAAGCCCATTGAGGAGGTTGAGGTTGAAATCCCTGAGAAGCTCAGGAGAACGAGCCCGCTCAAGCTCCCTGAGCTGAGCGAGCCCGAGGTGGTCAAGCACTATACGAGACTTAGCGAGATGAACTACGGCGTTGACTCCGGAATCTACCCGCTCGGCTCGTGCACCATGAAATACAACCCCAAGATAAACGAGGAGATAGCCTCCCACCCTGGTGTCGCCTACGTCCACCCCTACCAGGACGAACGGACAGTTCAGGGAGCGCTCAGGATAATGTGGGAGCTGGAGCAGTGGCTGAAGGAAATAACCGGCATGGACCGCTTCACCCTTCAGCCTGCCGCTGGGGCGAACGGTGAATTCACCGGCGTTTCGATAATCCGCGCCTACCACCTCGATCGCGGGGAAGTTCAGAGGGACGAGATGCTGGTTCCGGATTCAGCGCACGGAACCAACCCGGCAAGTGCGGCCATGGCCGGCTTCAAGGTTATTGAGATACCCTCCAACGAGAACGGTACGGTTGATCTGGAAGCCCTTGAGAACGCTGTGAGCGAGAGGACTGCCGGCTTAATGCTCACAAACCCAAACACCCTCGGCATCTTCGAGGACGAGATACTGGAGATAGCGAAGATAGTTCACAAAGCTGGAGGCCTGCTTTACTACGACGGAGCGAACCTCAACGCGGTCCTCGGAAAGATAAGGCCGGGTGATATGGGCTTTGACATAGTCCACCTCAACCTCCACAAGACCTTCTCGACTCCACATGGCGGTGGCGGCCCCGGAAGCGGGCCCGTCGGCGTTAAGGACTTCCTCAAGGATTACCTGCCAGTCCCACTGGTGAGCTACGACGAAGAAAACGACCGCTACTACCTCGACTACAACGTGCCGAAGAGCATCGGCAAGGTCAAAGAGCTTTACGGGAACTTTGCCGTCATCGTCAGGGCCCTGACTTACCTCAAGATAATGGGGAAGGAAGGCCTGAGAGAGGTCAGCGAGGTCGCTGTCCTCAACGCAAACTACCTCACCCAGAAGCTGAAGGGAACCCGTGGCTATGAGTTGCCGGGTAAAGAACTGAGGAAGCACGAGACCGTCTTTTCAGCCGAGCCCATGAAGAAGGAGACCGGTGTCACTGCGATGGACGTCGCCAAGAGGCTCCTCGACTTTGGAATGCACGCTCCAACGGTTTACTTCCCGCTGATTGTTCACGAGGCTCTCATGATAGAGCCGACCGAAACTGTTAGCAAAGAAGAGCTCGACGCCTACGTCGAGGCCCTCAAGAGGATAAGCGAAGAGGCCTACAGCAACCCTGAGGTTGTGAAGAGCGCCCCGCACAACACAGCAGTGAAGAGGGTTGACGACGTTTTAGCTGCGAAGAAGCCGGTAATAACTTGGCGCATGTACAGGGAGCTCAAGAAGAAGGGCGAGATCGATTATTGA
- a CDS encoding alpha/beta hydrolase, protein MIIEVLLLVIFLFLTFSAFVGYKMVKPPRLIGDWTPKDLGFDYEDITFETEDGLKLSGWWISNGSDKTVIPLHGYTASRWYELYMKPTVEFLLKEGYNVLVFDFRAHGRSKGKYTTVSDKEIADVRAAVRWLKENHPEEAKRIALVGFSMGAMLTIRSLAEIEEVCCGVADSPPMDLDKTSARGLKYFVGLPEWLHVFVKPFTKLFSGGKEVHPISYADKARKPLLLIAGEKDPLVTVEEVREFYERNKTINPDVELWVTDAPHVRTLKLHPEEWKKKVGEFLRKYL, encoded by the coding sequence ATGATCATTGAAGTCTTACTTCTTGTTATTTTCCTCTTCCTTACCTTCTCTGCCTTCGTTGGGTATAAGATGGTGAAGCCGCCGAGGCTCATCGGGGACTGGACGCCGAAAGACCTCGGCTTCGATTATGAGGATATCACATTTGAGACCGAGGACGGGCTAAAGCTCAGCGGCTGGTGGATCTCAAACGGGAGCGATAAAACTGTCATCCCACTCCACGGCTACACGGCAAGCAGGTGGTACGAGCTCTACATGAAGCCGACCGTTGAGTTCCTCCTCAAAGAGGGCTACAATGTCCTCGTCTTTGACTTCAGGGCGCATGGAAGGAGTAAGGGGAAGTACACGACGGTCAGCGATAAGGAGATTGCGGACGTTAGGGCGGCCGTGAGGTGGCTGAAGGAAAACCACCCGGAGGAAGCGAAGAGAATAGCCCTCGTAGGTTTCTCGATGGGCGCGATGCTCACCATACGCTCCCTCGCAGAGATTGAGGAGGTCTGCTGCGGCGTCGCAGATTCACCGCCCATGGATCTCGATAAGACCAGTGCAAGGGGCCTCAAGTACTTCGTCGGCCTTCCTGAGTGGCTCCACGTCTTCGTCAAGCCCTTCACGAAGCTTTTTAGTGGCGGGAAGGAAGTCCACCCGATAAGTTATGCCGACAAAGCAAGGAAACCGCTCCTCCTAATAGCCGGAGAGAAAGACCCGCTCGTCACGGTAGAAGAGGTTCGGGAGTTCTACGAGCGCAACAAAACCATAAACCCGGACGTCGAGCTCTGGGTCACCGACGCTCCTCACGTAAGGACGCTCAAGCTCCATCCTGAGGAGTGGAAGAAAAAAGTGGGGGAGTTCCTGAGGAAGTACCTCTGA
- a CDS encoding thiamine ABC transporter substrate-binding protein: MKKLVGFLVVLLLVISAGCIGSEKGTSTSTTSSGSEKTTTTSNKPETLVVYSYDSFEYVAQATFPKFEEKYGVKVKLITVGDAGQLLNRLILEKDNPQADVVIGIDNSLAAKAIKAGILDPYKPKNIDLVPEWLIEKLDPTYHLIPYDYGYIAINYRLDKVSEPPKSLEDLTKPEWKDKLVIEDPRTSSPGAAFLLWTIAVYGNDGYLDYWEKLKENGVVITEGWSDAWYGKFMKEGYPLVLSYSTSPAATVYYENNTNIRAVAFREGNYLQVEGAGIVKGTKKKDLAQKFIEWLLTEDFQSEVPTNQWMYPVNPNVKLPDVYKYAVPLEEIKPVSLDPEYVRENFDRWIREWVQLMIQGKSPEEIKASREG; this comes from the coding sequence GTGAAGAAACTCGTTGGTTTTTTGGTTGTCTTGCTGTTGGTGATTTCAGCCGGGTGTATTGGTTCAGAAAAAGGTACCTCTACCAGTACCACAAGCTCGGGGAGCGAAAAAACTACCACTACCAGCAACAAGCCTGAAACCTTAGTAGTGTACTCCTATGATAGTTTTGAATACGTTGCTCAGGCAACGTTTCCAAAGTTCGAGGAGAAATACGGAGTTAAGGTAAAGCTCATCACCGTTGGCGACGCAGGACAGCTCTTGAACAGGCTGATCCTTGAAAAGGACAACCCCCAGGCGGACGTGGTTATAGGCATAGACAACAGCCTCGCCGCTAAGGCCATAAAAGCCGGAATTCTCGACCCCTACAAACCGAAGAACATAGACCTCGTTCCAGAATGGCTCATCGAGAAGCTCGACCCAACCTATCACTTGATTCCCTACGACTATGGTTACATAGCCATAAACTACAGGCTGGACAAGGTCAGCGAGCCGCCGAAGAGTCTTGAAGACCTCACCAAGCCCGAGTGGAAGGACAAACTCGTCATCGAGGATCCAAGAACGAGCTCACCGGGTGCAGCGTTTCTCCTGTGGACGATAGCCGTTTACGGTAACGATGGCTACCTCGACTACTGGGAGAAGCTCAAGGAGAACGGCGTTGTTATAACCGAAGGCTGGAGCGACGCATGGTACGGGAAGTTCATGAAGGAGGGCTACCCACTGGTTCTGAGCTACTCCACCTCACCGGCGGCCACGGTTTACTACGAAAACAACACCAACATCAGGGCGGTGGCCTTCAGGGAGGGCAACTACCTCCAGGTTGAGGGCGCGGGAATAGTCAAGGGCACCAAGAAGAAAGACCTTGCCCAGAAGTTCATAGAGTGGCTCCTAACCGAGGACTTCCAGAGCGAAGTACCAACTAACCAGTGGATGTATCCCGTTAATCCAAACGTCAAGCTCCCAGACGTCTATAAGTACGCCGTTCCGCTCGAGGAGATCAAGCCCGTCAGCCTTGATCCGGAGTATGTAAGGGAGAACTTCGACCGCTGGATAAGGGAGTGGGTGCAGCTCATGATCCAGGGCAAGAGCCCCGAGGAGATAAAGGCCTCAAGGGAGGGTTGA
- a CDS encoding HAD family hydrolase gives MIIAFDFDGTLADTYSCIEEAFRRALEKRYRWLPGKALWAKLLTKIELQFERPTFGKHKKKSKPPFFLRTKFFETWFEERVKLTKPIDDSPELLRKLKEAGHTVISFSAEDFIDGMKVRRLKEMGIYDLFDEVIVFGRDLTIDEAFQLVREKYGDEIFIWVDDKPWRFIGHGDENTEYVWYYFPFTAKFVEKKREMLALIPHLHVIRDLWSIFDVIERVKQERSS, from the coding sequence ATGATAATAGCGTTTGACTTTGACGGAACCCTTGCTGACACTTACTCGTGCATCGAGGAGGCCTTCAGAAGAGCACTGGAGAAACGCTACCGCTGGCTTCCGGGAAAGGCTCTATGGGCGAAGCTCCTCACCAAGATAGAGCTCCAGTTCGAGAGACCGACCTTTGGAAAGCACAAGAAGAAGTCGAAGCCGCCGTTCTTCCTAAGGACGAAGTTTTTCGAGACCTGGTTCGAGGAGAGGGTGAAGCTGACGAAGCCGATAGACGACTCCCCCGAACTGCTTAGGAAGCTCAAGGAAGCCGGGCACACCGTTATCTCGTTCTCGGCGGAAGACTTCATAGACGGCATGAAGGTAAGAAGGCTGAAGGAGATGGGCATCTACGACCTCTTCGACGAAGTCATAGTCTTCGGGAGGGACTTAACGATAGACGAGGCATTTCAGCTCGTCCGCGAGAAGTATGGAGACGAGATCTTCATCTGGGTGGACGACAAACCCTGGCGCTTCATCGGGCACGGCGACGAGAACACGGAATACGTCTGGTACTACTTCCCCTTCACGGCGAAGTTCGTGGAGAAAAAGAGGGAAATGCTGGCCTTAATCCCCCATCTACACGTGATCAGAGACCTCTGGAGCATCTTCGACGTCATCGAGAGGGTTAAGCAGGAGCGTTCATCCTGA